In one window of Nocardia brasiliensis DNA:
- a CDS encoding ABC transporter family substrate-binding protein: MSPRRDRAAWRVLLLVVTASLTVFAGCTANPPPPIESTDSPKTTQAKPGKSTVVVAIDTIGIGFNPHLRSDQSPATAALASMVLPSPFRPVPSPVAPGVTDWVPDTSLIATADVTAQEPFTISYTLRNEANWSDGAPIAAEDFQFLWQQMISQPGVVDSAGYRLISDIDSADGGKSVTVRMREPYPAWRQLFTNLVPSHLMKDSPGGFQDGWVKRIRVSGAQFLIKNIDPQREEILLERNARFWGTPAAPDEILLRRGGTPAQLAESLRTNDAQMSLVHGGVATRAQLAAIPSVRTAIMPQSRVLQLVLNGRTGPVSDIRVRRAVLALLDPALLATVGAQTGGWVDPIRAQILSPSDLGYAPTEPPRLPADEAFALLAEAGYGRAPEPPPVNSPTSPAPTPRPIAKNGKSLTIRIGAVEGDLTAIAVANTAADQLRSAGIDATVRGISADELYGRELVEGTTDAIVGWESAGGDPATVLASRYGCPPPEITEGGTTAPATAPERRAPANLSGVCDPSLQVPIDEALRGMDPGRVLAEAEPKLWELATVLPIVQDNVVAAAGPRVDGASLNGSIQVGIFGDAGQWRKIQ; the protein is encoded by the coding sequence GTGAGCCCGCGGCGCGATCGCGCGGCGTGGCGCGTGCTGCTGCTGGTCGTCACGGCGTCGCTGACGGTGTTCGCCGGGTGCACCGCGAACCCGCCGCCGCCGATCGAGAGCACCGACAGCCCGAAGACCACGCAGGCCAAGCCGGGCAAGAGCACCGTGGTGGTCGCGATCGACACCATCGGCATCGGTTTCAACCCGCACCTGCGTTCGGATCAGTCGCCCGCCACCGCCGCGCTGGCCTCGATGGTGCTGCCGAGTCCGTTCCGTCCGGTGCCGAGCCCGGTCGCGCCCGGCGTCACCGACTGGGTGCCCGACACCTCGCTCATCGCCACCGCCGATGTCACCGCGCAGGAACCGTTCACGATCAGCTACACGCTGCGCAACGAGGCGAACTGGTCCGACGGCGCGCCGATCGCCGCCGAGGACTTCCAATTCCTGTGGCAGCAGATGATTTCCCAGCCCGGCGTGGTGGACTCCGCCGGCTACCGGCTGATCTCGGACATCGACTCGGCCGACGGCGGCAAATCGGTGACCGTGCGGATGCGCGAGCCGTATCCGGCGTGGCGGCAACTGTTCACCAATCTGGTGCCCTCGCATCTGATGAAGGACTCGCCCGGTGGTTTCCAGGACGGCTGGGTCAAGCGCATCCGGGTGTCCGGTGCGCAGTTCCTGATCAAGAACATCGACCCGCAGCGCGAAGAGATCCTGCTCGAACGCAACGCCAGGTTCTGGGGCACCCCGGCCGCGCCGGACGAGATCCTGTTGCGCCGCGGTGGAACTCCAGCGCAGCTGGCGGAATCGTTGCGCACCAACGACGCTCAGATGAGCCTGGTGCACGGCGGGGTCGCGACCAGGGCGCAACTGGCCGCCATTCCCTCGGTGCGCACCGCGATCATGCCGCAGTCGCGGGTGCTGCAGCTGGTGCTCAACGGACGGACCGGACCGGTGAGCGATATCCGGGTCCGCCGGGCCGTGCTCGCCCTGCTCGATCCCGCGCTGCTGGCCACGGTCGGCGCGCAGACCGGCGGCTGGGTGGATCCGATTCGCGCCCAGATACTTTCGCCCTCCGACCTCGGTTACGCGCCGACCGAGCCGCCCCGGCTGCCCGCCGACGAGGCGTTCGCGCTGCTGGCCGAGGCGGGTTACGGCCGTGCGCCGGAACCACCGCCGGTCAACTCGCCGACCTCACCCGCGCCGACACCGCGGCCGATCGCGAAGAATGGTAAGTCGCTGACGATCCGGATCGGCGCGGTGGAGGGCGACCTCACCGCGATCGCGGTCGCCAACACCGCCGCCGACCAATTGCGTAGCGCCGGAATCGATGCCACGGTGCGCGGCATCTCCGCCGACGAGCTCTACGGCCGCGAACTGGTCGAGGGCACCACCGACGCGATCGTCGGCTGGGAGAGCGCGGGCGGCGATCCCGCCACCGTGCTCGCGTCCCGATACGGTTGTCCGCCACCGGAAATCACCGAGGGCGGCACCACCGCGCCCGCCACCGCGCCGGAGCGACGCGCGCCCGCGAATCTCTCGGGGGTGTGCGATCCGAGCCTGCAGGTGCCGATCGATGAGGCGCTGCGCGGGATGGATCCGGGCCGGGTGCTCGCCGAGGCCGAGCCGAAGCTGTGGGAGCTGGCCACCGTGCTGCCCATCGTCCAGGACAACGTGGTGGCCGCGGCGGGTCCGCGGGTGGACGGCGCCTCGCTCAACGGCAGCATCCAGGTCGGCATCTTCGGCGATGCCGGGCAGTGGCGGAAGATCCAATGA
- the typA gene encoding translational GTPase TypA, translating to MSSARDFRNVAIVAHVDHGKTTLVDAMLRQSGAFAERAELVDRVMDSGDLEREKGITILAKNTAVHRHHPDGSVTVINVIDTPGHADFGGEVERGLSMVDGVVLLVDASEGPLPQTRFVLRKALAASLPVILVVNKTDRPDARIEEVVEESHDLLLDLASDLDDAAAEAAELALDLPVLYASGREGKASKERPENGNAPDAENLDALFDVLMENIPAPKGDPAAPLQAHVTNLDASAFLGRLALVRIYSGELRKGQNVAWMHADGVKQVKITELLQTVGVERQPGEVAVAGDIVAIAGIPEIMIGDTLADLDNPVALPRITVDEPAISVTIGTNTSPLVGRVQGHKLTARMVKSRLDQELVGNVSLRVLDIGRPDAWEVQGRGELALAILVEQMRREGFELTVGKPQVVTKQVDGKVHEPYEELTIDCPDEYLGAITQLLAARKGKMVQMTNHSAGWVRMEFIVPSRGLIGFRTDFLTETRGTGIANAVSHGYAPWAGEIRARHTGSLVSDRAGTVTPFAMIQLADRGQFFVEPGADTYEGMVVGINPRAEDLDINVTREKKLTNMRSSTADVMETLAKPLQLDLEGAMEFCAGDECVEVTPEVVRVRKVVLNATERARDLSRRKARDRAAL from the coding sequence GTGTCGTCTGCGCGCGATTTTCGCAACGTCGCCATCGTGGCCCACGTCGACCACGGTAAGACGACGCTGGTCGACGCCATGCTCCGGCAATCCGGCGCGTTCGCCGAGCGAGCCGAACTCGTCGACCGCGTGATGGACTCCGGTGACCTGGAGCGCGAGAAGGGCATCACCATTCTCGCGAAGAACACCGCGGTGCACCGGCATCACCCGGACGGCTCGGTCACGGTCATCAACGTGATCGACACGCCGGGCCACGCCGACTTCGGTGGCGAGGTCGAGCGCGGCCTGTCCATGGTCGACGGTGTCGTGCTGCTGGTCGACGCGTCCGAGGGCCCGCTGCCGCAGACCCGGTTCGTGCTGCGCAAGGCGCTCGCCGCGTCGCTGCCGGTGATCCTGGTCGTCAACAAGACCGACCGTCCGGACGCGCGGATCGAAGAGGTCGTCGAGGAGAGCCACGACCTGCTGCTCGACCTGGCCTCCGATCTGGACGACGCGGCCGCAGAGGCCGCCGAACTCGCCCTGGACCTGCCGGTGCTCTACGCGTCCGGTCGGGAGGGCAAGGCGTCGAAGGAGCGTCCGGAGAACGGCAACGCGCCCGACGCGGAAAACCTCGACGCGCTGTTCGACGTGCTGATGGAGAACATCCCCGCGCCCAAGGGCGATCCGGCCGCGCCGCTGCAGGCGCACGTCACCAACCTCGACGCCTCCGCGTTCCTCGGTCGCCTCGCGCTGGTCCGCATCTACAGCGGCGAACTGCGCAAGGGCCAGAACGTCGCGTGGATGCACGCCGACGGCGTCAAGCAGGTGAAGATCACCGAACTGCTGCAGACGGTCGGTGTCGAGCGTCAGCCCGGCGAGGTCGCCGTGGCGGGCGATATCGTCGCCATCGCGGGCATCCCGGAGATCATGATCGGCGATACCCTCGCTGACCTGGACAATCCCGTCGCGCTGCCGCGCATCACGGTCGACGAGCCCGCCATCTCGGTGACCATCGGCACCAACACCTCGCCGCTGGTCGGCCGGGTACAGGGGCACAAGCTCACCGCGCGCATGGTGAAGTCGCGCCTGGACCAGGAGCTGGTCGGCAACGTCTCGCTGCGCGTGCTCGACATCGGCCGCCCGGACGCCTGGGAGGTGCAGGGCCGCGGTGAGCTGGCGCTGGCCATCCTGGTCGAGCAGATGCGCCGCGAGGGCTTCGAGTTGACCGTCGGCAAGCCGCAGGTGGTCACCAAGCAGGTCGACGGCAAGGTGCACGAGCCGTACGAGGAGCTGACCATCGACTGCCCCGACGAGTACCTCGGCGCGATCACCCAGTTGCTCGCCGCCCGCAAGGGCAAGATGGTGCAGATGACCAACCACAGCGCGGGCTGGGTACGGATGGAATTCATCGTCCCCTCGCGTGGTCTGATCGGTTTCCGCACCGACTTCCTCACCGAGACCCGCGGCACCGGCATCGCCAACGCCGTCTCGCACGGCTACGCGCCGTGGGCGGGCGAGATCCGGGCGCGGCACACCGGCTCGCTGGTCTCCGACCGCGCGGGCACGGTCACCCCGTTCGCGATGATCCAGCTCGCCGACCGCGGGCAGTTCTTCGTGGAGCCGGGCGCGGACACCTACGAGGGCATGGTCGTCGGCATCAACCCGCGCGCGGAGGACCTGGACATCAACGTCACCCGCGAGAAGAAGCTGACCAACATGCGCAGCTCCACCGCCGACGTGATGGAGACCCTGGCCAAGCCGCTGCAGCTCGATCTGGAAGGCGCGATGGAGTTCTGCGCCGGTGACGAGTGCGTCGAGGTCACCCCCGAGGTGGTCCGGGTGCGCAAGGTGGTGCTCAACGCGACCGAGCGCGCCCGCGACCTGTCGCGCCGCAAGGCGCGCGACCGCGCCGCGCTGTAA
- a CDS encoding 4a-hydroxytetrahydrobiopterin dehydratase, translating to MSKPLLTETELTEALSALPEWTRDGAVIARTVQAPSFLAGIELVGQVAAAAEAANHHPDIDIRWRKVSFALSTHDSGGLTVLDIDLAREIDRLASELG from the coding sequence ATGAGCAAGCCATTGCTGACCGAGACCGAACTCACCGAGGCCCTGTCCGCACTCCCCGAATGGACCCGCGACGGCGCGGTCATCGCCCGCACCGTGCAAGCGCCCAGCTTCCTCGCGGGCATCGAGCTCGTCGGGCAGGTCGCCGCGGCGGCCGAGGCCGCCAACCATCACCCCGATATCGACATCCGCTGGCGCAAGGTGAGCTTCGCACTGTCCACCCACGATTCCGGCGGCCTCACCGTGCTGGACATCGATCTCGCGCGCGAGATCGATCGGCTGGCAAGCGAACTCGGCTGA
- a CDS encoding mannosyltransferase gives MGAIRSCRRTPASRECRTTQPARAESLDLNRHLRWAVLALGLSVLARLSWMLFTENGSNVVDLHVYVDGSAALLTDRLYEFTYAEKTPDFPLPFTYPPFAALVFFPLHYLPFGLVSVGWLLATVAALYGVVRIAIELILGAQRARQWQSGIIGWTALGVWMEPVRTTIDYGQVNVFLVLGAMLAVRSSRWWVSGGLVGIVAGIKLTPAISGLYFAARRRWATVVCSALVFGATVGLSYLIAPHAARQYFGTLLGDADRIGPVGSVWNQSLRGAMSRILGYDVESGPWWLAGVVVVAVLAVLAWRALEPDDRMGTLVLVQFFGLLVSPISWSHHWVWLVPTVLWLWYGPLCEVRGAKIIAGYWLLTTLIGVPWVLSFFQDSIWTIPRPAVLAWLGTVNVFGALVLFVWVIQAGRTRRERGEAAVPTVEGRARAA, from the coding sequence ATCGGAGCCATCCGTTCTTGTCGCCGAACACCCGCATCGCGCGAGTGTCGGACGACGCAGCCCGCCCGAGCCGAAAGCCTGGATTTGAACCGTCACCTTCGATGGGCCGTGCTCGCGCTCGGCCTGTCCGTGCTGGCCAGGTTGAGCTGGATGTTGTTCACCGAGAACGGAAGCAACGTCGTCGACCTGCACGTCTACGTGGACGGATCGGCGGCGCTGCTGACCGATCGGCTCTATGAATTCACCTATGCGGAGAAGACGCCGGACTTCCCGCTGCCGTTCACCTATCCGCCCTTCGCCGCGCTGGTCTTCTTCCCGCTGCACTATCTGCCCTTCGGTCTCGTCTCGGTCGGCTGGCTGCTCGCCACCGTCGCCGCGCTCTACGGCGTGGTACGCATCGCGATCGAGTTGATCCTCGGCGCGCAGCGGGCCAGGCAATGGCAGAGCGGGATCATCGGCTGGACCGCGCTCGGGGTGTGGATGGAGCCGGTGCGGACCACCATCGACTACGGCCAGGTCAATGTGTTCCTGGTGCTCGGGGCGATGCTCGCGGTGCGCAGCTCGCGGTGGTGGGTCTCCGGTGGTCTGGTCGGCATCGTCGCGGGCATCAAACTGACCCCGGCGATCAGCGGCCTCTATTTCGCCGCGCGCAGGCGCTGGGCCACGGTGGTCTGCTCGGCGCTGGTGTTCGGGGCGACGGTCGGGCTCAGCTATCTGATCGCGCCGCACGCGGCCCGGCAGTACTTCGGCACCCTGCTCGGCGACGCCGACCGGATCGGGCCGGTCGGCTCGGTGTGGAATCAGTCGCTGCGCGGTGCGATGAGCCGAATCCTGGGCTACGACGTGGAATCCGGGCCATGGTGGCTGGCCGGGGTGGTGGTCGTCGCGGTGCTCGCCGTGCTGGCGTGGCGCGCGCTGGAGCCGGACGACCGCATGGGCACGCTGGTGCTGGTGCAGTTCTTCGGGCTGCTCGTCTCGCCGATTTCCTGGTCGCACCACTGGGTTTGGCTGGTGCCGACGGTGCTGTGGCTGTGGTACGGGCCGCTGTGCGAGGTGCGCGGGGCGAAGATCATCGCGGGCTACTGGTTGCTGACCACGCTCATCGGCGTCCCGTGGGTGCTCTCGTTCTTCCAGGATTCGATCTGGACCATTCCGCGCCCGGCCGTGCTCGCCTGGCTCGGCACGGTGAACGTGTTCGGCGCGCTGGTCCTCTTCGTCTGGGTGATCCAGGCGGGGCGCACCCGGCGGGAACGGGGCGAAGCGGCGGTGCCGACCGTCGAAGGCCGGGCACGCGCCGCCTGA
- a CDS encoding Rv1157c family protein, producing the protein MLRTRGSRIALSALAIAASATLAAPTTAVAAPAPAPAATPNTVPMVPEGVPVDALAALAPAIVGSIAGPADIAAGPQSAILDQARALLATLGLPPQIKSTLERIITFLDGSGGGGPELPQEGPVIAQFLYPTIGKGCIGPSADSVGTALAVAGPAQLPPPGPKAGQAGFVFTALGTKSPTAEQNPPMTVQWMNLDTRQSGTLPLTDEAKINPGGPATLSAIADTGAGRVIAVISGSLTTQAADAEPRTCSFLPTLGFFTV; encoded by the coding sequence GTGCTTCGCACCCGAGGATCGCGGATCGCATTGTCCGCGCTCGCCATCGCGGCGAGTGCCACGCTTGCCGCGCCGACGACAGCAGTCGCCGCGCCCGCGCCCGCGCCTGCGGCGACTCCGAACACCGTGCCCATGGTCCCCGAGGGCGTCCCGGTCGACGCGCTCGCCGCCCTGGCCCCCGCCATCGTCGGCTCCATCGCGGGGCCGGCCGATATCGCGGCAGGCCCGCAGTCGGCCATTCTCGATCAGGCCCGCGCGCTGCTGGCCACGCTGGGCCTGCCCCCGCAGATCAAGTCCACGCTGGAGCGGATCATCACCTTCCTGGACGGCAGCGGTGGCGGCGGCCCCGAACTGCCGCAGGAGGGCCCGGTCATCGCCCAGTTCCTGTACCCGACGATCGGCAAGGGCTGCATCGGCCCGAGCGCCGACTCCGTCGGCACCGCACTCGCCGTCGCGGGCCCGGCCCAGCTGCCGCCGCCCGGACCGAAGGCGGGCCAGGCCGGCTTCGTTTTCACCGCGCTCGGCACCAAATCGCCTACGGCGGAACAGAACCCGCCGATGACGGTGCAGTGGATGAACCTGGACACCCGCCAGTCCGGCACCCTGCCGCTGACCGACGAGGCCAAGATCAACCCCGGCGGTCCGGCCACCCTGTCCGCGATCGCCGACACCGGCGCGGGCCGGGTCATCGCGGTGATCTCCGGTTCGCTGACCACCCAGGCCGCCGACGCGGAACCGCGCACCTGCTCGTTCCTGCCGACCCTCGGCTTCTTCACGGTCTAG
- a CDS encoding DUF1906 domain-containing protein, whose amino-acid sequence MRSTALSRRRLFGYAAATAALGMTAAAAPAAARQPLGTLIDYSGGVPSAQAIKDAGHLGVIRYVSDRRPGAEWMAGKPLLAGEVDQLHAAGLHIVSCYQFGKGPTADWRGGFDAGVEHAQRGLELHRAAGGPDNVPIYASIDDNPDPVELTTQVAPYLRGWQQVLGPENTGVYGNSPTIDLAVAAGLATYYWQHNWGTPKGYVHPAADLHQFEIDKRAVDGVGIDVNNILHDDFGQW is encoded by the coding sequence ATGCGTTCTACCGCTCTATCCCGTCGTCGACTGTTCGGTTACGCGGCGGCCACGGCCGCACTGGGGATGACCGCGGCTGCGGCACCCGCGGCCGCGCGGCAACCGCTCGGCACACTGATCGACTACTCCGGTGGCGTCCCCTCGGCCCAGGCGATCAAGGACGCCGGGCATCTCGGGGTGATCCGCTACGTCTCGGATCGGCGGCCCGGCGCGGAATGGATGGCAGGCAAGCCGCTGCTCGCCGGCGAGGTCGACCAATTGCACGCCGCCGGACTGCACATCGTGTCCTGCTACCAGTTCGGTAAGGGGCCGACCGCGGACTGGCGCGGTGGCTTCGACGCCGGTGTCGAACACGCGCAGCGTGGGCTCGAACTGCACCGGGCCGCAGGCGGTCCCGACAACGTGCCGATCTACGCATCGATCGACGACAACCCGGATCCGGTCGAGCTCACCACGCAGGTCGCGCCCTATCTGCGCGGCTGGCAGCAGGTGCTCGGCCCGGAGAACACCGGCGTGTACGGCAATTCGCCGACCATCGATCTGGCCGTCGCCGCCGGTCTGGCCACCTACTACTGGCAGCACAATTGGGGCACGCCCAAGGGGTACGTGCACCCCGCCGCCGATCTGCACCAGTTCGAGATCGACAAGCGCGCGGTGGACGGTGTCGGCATCGACGTCAACAACATCCTGCACGACGACTTCGGCCAGTGGTGA
- a CDS encoding CHAP domain-containing protein produces MSEQQVRTAAGRGRAAVWLVAIVVVAALVGAGVVGVRWWQDRAHPPALAGERLTEFPAIDRSALDPTQARVLAVAEREFTAPGAGEKYAEGVREPWCADFVSWVMRESGVPLANPNSGSWRIPGVYTLQEFYAATDRFVPFGDYRPRTGDVLLYRADSPFGQHTNLVLTADADTVTTLGGNELGEIGLHRFRLAQVPGIVGFGRL; encoded by the coding sequence ATGTCCGAGCAACAGGTCCGCACCGCCGCTGGACGCGGTCGTGCCGCGGTCTGGCTGGTGGCGATAGTGGTCGTCGCCGCGCTGGTGGGGGCGGGGGTGGTCGGGGTGCGCTGGTGGCAGGACCGCGCGCATCCGCCCGCGCTCGCTGGGGAGCGGCTCACCGAGTTCCCCGCGATCGACCGGTCGGCGCTCGATCCGACGCAGGCCAGGGTGCTCGCGGTGGCCGAGCGGGAGTTCACGGCGCCGGGCGCGGGGGAGAAGTACGCCGAGGGCGTGCGGGAACCGTGGTGCGCCGACTTCGTCAGCTGGGTGATGCGGGAGTCCGGTGTGCCCCTGGCCAACCCGAATTCGGGCTCGTGGCGAATACCCGGCGTCTACACCCTGCAGGAGTTCTATGCCGCGACTGACCGATTTGTCCCATTCGGTGACTATCGGCCGCGCACCGGAGACGTGCTTCTCTATCGAGCGGACAGTCCGTTCGGCCAGCACACCAATCTCGTGCTCACCGCCGACGCGGACACCGTGACGACGTTGGGCGGCAACGAGCTCGGTGAAATCGGGCTGCATCGGTTCCGGCTCGCGCAGGTGCCGGGGATCGTCGGATTCGGCAGGCTGTGA
- a CDS encoding ABC transporter permease has product MVRKTGRRGGATLDTLWTFVVHRRHQLLIDSYLHVSAVLQSVLLATIVAVLVGILVHRSPLASALSTAAASAILTVPSFALLGLLIPILGLGVGPTITALVLYALLPILRNTIIGLCSVDTAVTDAARGVGMNRLRVLAAIELPLAWPAILTGMRVSTQLSMGILAIAAYAKGPGLGNLIFSGLGRLGSPNAVPQALVGTVLIVVLALVLDAGYVLLGRLTTSRGIRD; this is encoded by the coding sequence ATGGTCCGAAAAACCGGGCGACGGGGAGGTGCGACCCTGGACACGCTGTGGACTTTCGTAGTACACCGGCGACATCAGCTGCTCATCGACTCCTACCTGCATGTATCGGCGGTGCTGCAGTCGGTGCTGCTCGCGACGATCGTCGCGGTGCTCGTCGGGATCCTGGTGCACCGCAGTCCGCTCGCCTCCGCGCTGTCCACGGCCGCCGCTAGCGCCATCCTCACCGTGCCGTCGTTCGCCCTGCTCGGCCTGCTGATTCCGATCCTCGGCCTCGGCGTCGGCCCGACCATCACCGCGCTGGTGCTCTACGCGCTGCTGCCGATCCTGCGCAACACCATCATCGGGCTGTGCTCGGTGGATACCGCGGTCACCGACGCGGCCCGCGGCGTGGGGATGAACCGGCTGCGCGTGCTGGCCGCGATCGAACTCCCGCTGGCCTGGCCCGCGATCCTGACCGGCATGCGGGTCAGCACGCAGCTGTCCATGGGCATCCTCGCCATCGCGGCATACGCGAAGGGTCCGGGCCTCGGCAACCTGATCTTCTCCGGACTCGGCAGGCTCGGCAGCCCGAACGCGGTGCCGCAGGCGCTGGTCGGCACCGTCTTGATCGTCGTGCTCGCGTTGGTACTGGACGCCGGCTACGTCCTACTCGGACGTCTCACCACCTCGAGGGGAATCCGTGACTGA
- a CDS encoding ABC transporter ATP-binding protein yields MTDTETRSGAAPTAVSGARIVLDAVTKHYPGQRDPAVEQVSMTIPAGEIVVLVGPSGCGKTTTMRMINRLIEPTSGTITIDGRDAASIDADQLRRGIGYSIQQAGLFPHMTVAKNVATVPGLIGWDRKRIAARTDEMLNLVGLDPDTYRDRYPRQLSGGQQQRVGVARALAADPPVLLMDEPFGAVDPITRGLLQDELLRLQGELGKTIVFVTHDFTEAVKLGDRIAVLGSRSRILQYDTPAAILADPADETVAGFVGADASLKQLTLTRVQDAELGQCPTAVEDEPIDVLRTALAEQDWPWALILDRQRRPLRWVSTDHLAHADSLRGVGLAIGEPLSLRSTLQDALEALLADQTANAVVTGKRGEYVGLITIDTLVTHLSELRAAHGSGSTSARAPESGPPAAGDAP; encoded by the coding sequence GTGACTGACACCGAAACCCGTTCCGGCGCCGCACCGACGGCGGTCTCGGGCGCGCGGATCGTGCTCGACGCGGTCACCAAACATTATCCGGGGCAACGTGATCCGGCTGTCGAGCAGGTGTCGATGACGATTCCCGCCGGTGAGATCGTGGTCCTGGTCGGCCCTTCCGGCTGCGGCAAGACCACCACCATGCGCATGATCAACCGGTTGATCGAGCCGACCTCGGGCACCATCACGATCGACGGCCGCGACGCCGCCTCGATCGATGCCGACCAGCTGCGTCGTGGCATCGGCTACTCGATCCAGCAGGCCGGGCTGTTCCCGCACATGACGGTCGCCAAGAACGTCGCGACGGTGCCCGGACTGATCGGCTGGGACCGCAAGCGCATCGCGGCACGCACCGACGAGATGCTGAACCTGGTCGGCCTCGACCCGGACACCTATCGCGACCGCTATCCGCGTCAGCTCTCCGGCGGTCAGCAGCAGCGGGTCGGGGTGGCCCGCGCGCTCGCCGCCGACCCACCGGTGCTGTTGATGGACGAACCGTTCGGCGCGGTCGATCCGATCACCCGCGGCCTGCTACAGGACGAATTGCTGCGCCTGCAAGGCGAATTGGGCAAGACCATTGTCTTCGTCACGCACGATTTCACCGAGGCGGTCAAGCTCGGCGATCGAATCGCGGTGCTGGGCAGCCGATCCCGCATCCTGCAATACGACACACCCGCCGCGATCCTGGCCGATCCCGCCGACGAGACGGTCGCCGGTTTCGTCGGCGCGGACGCGTCGCTCAAACAGTTGACGCTGACCCGGGTGCAGGACGCCGAGCTGGGCCAGTGCCCGACCGCCGTCGAGGACGAACCGATCGACGTCCTGCGCACCGCGCTCGCCGAACAGGATTGGCCGTGGGCCCTGATCCTGGACCGGCAACGGCGGCCGCTGCGCTGGGTCTCGACCGACCATCTGGCGCACGCGGATTCGTTGCGCGGGGTCGGACTGGCGATCGGCGAGCCGCTCTCACTGCGGTCCACCCTGCAGGACGCGCTGGAAGCGCTGCTCGCCGACCAGACCGCGAACGCGGTGGTCACCGGGAAGCGCGGCGAGTACGTCGGGCTGATCACCATCGACACCCTGGTCACCCACCTGTCGGAGCTGCGGGCCGCGCACGGCTCAGGCAGCACCTCTGCCCGTGCGCCCGAATCCGGCCCGCCCGCAGCGGGTGACGCGCCATGA
- a CDS encoding ABC transporter permease: MTATTGTTPTGTEPAAQRRAERIRLIAQPVLVVLLAAGVLVWAFARDLTATQQASLNTRNIVTATWQHILITATVVLIVVVVAVPLGTVLSRPGYRRLAPVFVGIANIGAAAPAIGLIVLCYLATRTTGFWIGVAPIAFYSLLPVLRNTILGYQQVDRTLIDAGRGQGMSAATVLRRIEFPLAVPYVLAGLRTSLVLAVGTATLSFLVSAGGLGILIDTGYKLRDNVTLVVGAVLAVALALLVDWLGALAERFLGPRGLK; this comes from the coding sequence ATGACCGCGACCACCGGCACCACACCCACCGGCACCGAGCCCGCAGCCCAGCGCCGGGCCGAGCGGATCCGGTTGATCGCCCAACCGGTGCTCGTCGTCCTGCTCGCCGCGGGCGTGCTGGTGTGGGCCTTCGCCAGAGACCTGACCGCCACCCAGCAGGCGAGCCTGAACACCCGCAACATCGTGACTGCCACCTGGCAGCACATCCTGATCACCGCGACCGTCGTACTGATCGTCGTTGTGGTGGCGGTACCGCTGGGCACCGTGCTCAGCCGCCCTGGATATCGCCGTCTCGCACCGGTTTTCGTCGGCATCGCGAATATCGGCGCGGCCGCGCCCGCGATCGGCCTTATCGTGCTGTGCTACCTCGCGACCCGCACCACCGGGTTCTGGATCGGGGTCGCGCCGATCGCGTTCTACTCGCTGCTTCCGGTGCTGCGCAATACGATCCTCGGCTACCAGCAGGTGGATCGCACCCTGATCGACGCCGGGCGCGGGCAGGGCATGTCGGCGGCGACAGTGTTGCGCCGCATCGAGTTTCCGCTCGCGGTGCCCTATGTCCTGGCTGGCCTGCGCACCTCACTCGTCCTGGCCGTCGGCACCGCGACACTGTCGTTCCTGGTCAGCGCAGGCGGTCTCGGCATCCTGATCGATACCGGCTACAAGCTGCGCGACAACGTCACGCTGGTGGTCGGCGCGGTGCTCGCGGTGGCGCTCGCCCTGCTGGTCGACTGGCTCGGCGCGCTCGCCGAACGGTTCCTCGGACCGAGGGGGCTGAAATGA